In the Gemmatimonadaceae bacterium genome, one interval contains:
- a CDS encoding ABC transporter permease subunit, with product MNDRADQLAAWRRVKGVSSLSRAALTTVLAFATLLPVAFLIALSISGEWFYPALQPGRWTDANWAVLGQNGAAVARAVWTSTALALGTGCISAVAGLLAGREIAMLSGPRRQIAVALAFLPVAIPPLALSIGLQYSFLRLGLGGRFAGVLFAHIVPALGYTTLFFIGIFAVFDSRVEDEARSLGASPLDVLRRVTLPLLRRPLIEAFALGFLVSWAQVPLTLLIGQGLITTLPLTLMSYVSAGQDHLAATAGLMLTIPPLALLLAAGVAVRRLKVVIA from the coding sequence ATGAATGACAGAGCTGACCAGCTTGCCGCGTGGCGGCGGGTAAAAGGCGTTTCGTCGTTATCACGTGCCGCACTCACAACGGTACTTGCCTTCGCGACCCTGCTGCCGGTCGCATTTCTCATCGCGTTATCAATTAGCGGCGAATGGTTCTATCCAGCCTTGCAGCCCGGCCGGTGGACGGACGCCAACTGGGCAGTGCTGGGGCAGAACGGTGCCGCGGTCGCGCGTGCAGTCTGGACGAGCACTGCTCTGGCCCTTGGGACAGGCTGCATCTCTGCAGTCGCGGGGCTGTTGGCGGGACGCGAGATCGCGATGTTGAGTGGGCCCCGCAGGCAGATCGCGGTCGCGCTTGCGTTTCTACCGGTCGCCATACCCCCGCTGGCGTTGTCGATTGGACTGCAGTACTCATTCTTGCGACTGGGACTTGGCGGACGGTTCGCGGGAGTGCTGTTTGCTCACATCGTGCCGGCGCTCGGCTACACGACTCTCTTCTTCATCGGAATTTTCGCCGTATTCGATTCCCGGGTGGAAGATGAAGCGCGCTCACTCGGCGCGAGTCCGCTCGATGTGTTGCGCCGGGTGACGTTGCCACTTCTTCGCCGGCCCCTCATCGAGGCGTTCGCGCTCGGCTTCCTCGTTTCGTGGGCGCAGGTTCCGTTGACACTGCTGATCGGGCAGGGTCTCATCACCACGCTGCCCCTCACTCTGATGTCTTACGTGAGCGCGGGCCAGGATCACCTCGCGGCTACCGCCGGACTCATGCTTACAATCCCGCCACTTGCGTTACTCCTGGCGGCAGGCGTCGCGGTGCGTCGGCTCAAAGTGGTGATAGCCTGA
- the sufU gene encoding Fe-S cluster assembly sulfur transfer protein SufU, with product MPLSDRAAQVAGLYQEMILDHYRRPRNKGDLDGADASVTMKNPLCGDEIVLHVAFEGETIRDLSFSGRGCSISQASASMMTQLIKGRSAGDIDALRARFREMVMGDATAVDDNSLGSLRALSGVAKFPARVKCALLAWNALEAALEQRPV from the coding sequence ATGCCGCTGTCTGACCGCGCGGCCCAGGTTGCCGGGCTGTACCAGGAGATGATCCTCGATCATTACCGCCGTCCGCGAAACAAGGGCGACCTCGACGGCGCGGATGCCTCGGTGACGATGAAGAATCCGCTTTGCGGCGATGAAATCGTGCTGCATGTCGCGTTCGAAGGTGAGACGATACGCGACCTCAGCTTCTCGGGACGCGGATGTTCGATATCACAGGCATCGGCGTCGATGATGACGCAGCTCATAAAGGGGCGGAGCGCGGGGGACATCGATGCCTTGCGGGCCCGGTTTCGCGAGATGGTGATGGGGGATGCAACGGCCGTTGACGACAACTCGCTGGGTTCGCTTCGAGCATTGAGCGGGGTGGCAAAGTTCCCGGCCAGGGTCAAATGCGCGCTGCTGGCATGGAATGCGCTCGAGGCTGCGCTGGAGCAGCGGCCGGTCTGA
- a CDS encoding TonB-dependent receptor: MLDPVLRKVKDRVLGGVARALGEWLSPNACSLLSLVAGGAAVLAAFRLAYLAALGLWLLNRLLDGLDGSIARVHGRQTDFGGYLDILIDFAIYAAVPAAIVLGMPRNDNAYVALVALLSSYFVNAASWMYLSAILEKRGRGAAAQAEQTTVTMPQGLIGGSETVIMYTVWLLVPGYITSLMSVMAVLVGLTILQRIVWASRNLATMSPPATEAVANKLRGIVACGAILCVSFVTPSTIEAQQNAFVVGAIRSSTGAPVSSASVRITIPSRASELAAVVPVATDGSGRFRLSVPGSVAGTITFTAPGFQPASIALSPLATGATREVTVVLSPVFALDAVTVVAAPERPLLNTRDAVTGGSVETAELQSLPSDARNPISLAFTIPGVAQATGFFGDAPLLTINGANSLYTQYNIDGLDNNEGFLGGPRVEFPLAGMRRLTVHANSYSSEWGRSSNGVVNIESRAGTTRRGGEIFGYSRPGIPVDARPRFAPAGIDPDGFRRTQVGGAIGGPLVRNRTFAFATAEYSSESEDRIGSTAQTMFLGTELRETLKLFARIDHGWSSSQTTTLRFASSDVSRAGQGGGTVVPEADITTRRIGSITSVTHASALRSGDATNSLSAQLGTFHWFFPPTQSGFATPQVTIVAPDSLTVQAVVGSSNFIFNERETQLQLRDVFETRVGERHSLRIGADVTASRFRLDASGTNPRGAYTVINDGNITPTGLFVSIRDVPADVRVLSYTIDANPQQVNLTQTLYAAFVEDVWRITPSITVNLGLRWDYDDITSRGASTPDLDNFQPRASFNWFATPETVIRGGAGIYTGKFPYAVYSDAVQFGPEGNSVVTLRGRQFPPPRLGEGPTAGQLGALRGMFPPREIRETFALGLEQPESRQLSLGYQRLLGASWGLSVDAVVIDTRNLPRSFDLNPNLRARTAADTVNRAPETGDAFRPVTPATNAFRRLTTTESGGQSNYAGLYTNVRRRITDGTALEATWVWSRARNNTEDINFNASYANDFDAEWADAINDRRHKVSLRGSRQVLRRVLLGGIVDYQTGTPINRIALFRDLDGSGDIFGNGFVGNYDRFAGVPRNGERLPASTQVALSVDYGVPIGIGALDLRADVFNLFNTRVVSGFANGIPGGGPRTQLGRPGDPVVFRNAGPSRQVQFSARYSF; encoded by the coding sequence ATGCTTGACCCGGTTCTGAGGAAAGTGAAGGATCGCGTGCTCGGAGGTGTCGCACGTGCGCTCGGCGAGTGGCTAAGTCCGAACGCCTGCTCGCTGCTATCTCTTGTTGCAGGCGGGGCGGCGGTTCTGGCCGCGTTCCGCCTGGCGTATCTAGCGGCACTGGGTCTTTGGCTATTGAATCGGCTCCTCGACGGGCTCGATGGTTCGATTGCCAGAGTTCACGGGCGACAAACCGACTTTGGAGGTTATCTCGACATCCTCATCGACTTCGCGATATACGCCGCGGTGCCCGCCGCGATCGTACTGGGCATGCCGCGCAACGATAACGCATATGTGGCACTGGTGGCGCTGCTCAGCAGCTACTTCGTGAACGCGGCATCGTGGATGTACCTGTCGGCGATTCTCGAGAAGCGAGGTCGTGGAGCCGCCGCGCAGGCCGAACAAACTACAGTGACCATGCCGCAGGGGCTGATTGGTGGGAGCGAGACCGTAATCATGTACACCGTCTGGTTGCTCGTTCCAGGATATATCACGAGCCTCATGTCTGTCATGGCGGTGCTGGTCGGACTCACAATTCTGCAGCGGATTGTATGGGCGTCCCGCAATCTGGCGACGATGTCGCCTCCCGCGACGGAGGCGGTGGCCAACAAACTTCGCGGCATCGTTGCCTGCGGAGCGATCCTGTGTGTCAGTTTCGTGACTCCGAGTACGATTGAAGCACAGCAGAATGCTTTCGTCGTTGGGGCCATCAGGTCGTCGACTGGCGCGCCTGTCAGCTCAGCGAGCGTCCGAATCACGATTCCATCTCGGGCGAGCGAACTCGCCGCCGTCGTCCCCGTAGCCACTGACGGCTCTGGCCGATTCAGACTGTCGGTTCCAGGCTCTGTCGCAGGAACAATCACTTTCACTGCGCCTGGTTTTCAGCCCGCCAGTATCGCTCTTTCACCTCTGGCGACCGGCGCCACGCGAGAGGTGACGGTCGTGCTTTCACCCGTTTTTGCGCTTGACGCAGTGACGGTAGTCGCGGCGCCCGAGCGTCCGTTGCTCAACACCAGAGACGCAGTTACCGGAGGCTCTGTCGAGACGGCGGAGCTGCAGAGTCTTCCATCCGATGCGCGTAATCCAATCTCACTTGCGTTCACGATCCCCGGCGTTGCTCAGGCCACGGGCTTTTTCGGCGATGCGCCGCTGCTCACCATCAACGGTGCCAACTCGCTCTACACCCAATACAACATCGACGGGCTCGATAACAACGAGGGCTTTCTTGGCGGACCGCGCGTCGAGTTTCCGCTCGCTGGGATGCGCCGGCTGACGGTTCACGCCAACAGCTACTCGAGCGAGTGGGGACGCAGCTCCAACGGCGTGGTGAACATCGAGTCCCGGGCCGGTACGACTCGGCGCGGTGGCGAGATTTTCGGCTATAGCCGGCCAGGCATTCCGGTCGACGCAAGGCCGCGTTTTGCACCGGCAGGTATCGATCCCGATGGCTTCCGGCGCACGCAGGTGGGTGGCGCAATCGGCGGCCCCCTCGTGCGCAACCGTACTTTCGCCTTTGCCACAGCCGAGTATTCCAGCGAGAGCGAGGACAGAATCGGATCGACCGCCCAGACGATGTTTCTGGGAACCGAGCTGAGGGAGACTCTGAAACTCTTCGCGCGTATTGACCACGGCTGGTCGTCGTCGCAGACGACTACGCTGAGGTTTGCGTCCAGCGACGTCAGTCGCGCAGGGCAGGGGGGCGGAACGGTGGTGCCCGAGGCAGACATCACGACGCGACGCATCGGATCGATCACGTCAGTCACCCATGCGAGCGCATTGCGGAGTGGCGATGCAACCAACTCGCTTTCCGCTCAACTTGGCACCTTCCACTGGTTCTTCCCGCCCACCCAAAGCGGCTTCGCGACGCCGCAGGTCACGATCGTTGCGCCCGATTCCCTGACGGTGCAGGCAGTGGTTGGATCGAGCAACTTCATATTCAACGAGCGTGAGACCCAGCTCCAGCTTCGCGACGTGTTCGAGACACGGGTCGGCGAGCGGCATTCGCTTCGCATCGGCGCCGACGTTACAGCGAGCCGGTTTCGGCTGGATGCATCGGGCACCAATCCCCGAGGTGCGTACACGGTCATCAACGATGGCAACATTACTCCGACCGGACTTTTCGTTTCGATTCGCGATGTGCCCGCTGACGTACGGGTGCTGAGCTACACGATTGACGCGAATCCGCAGCAGGTGAACCTCACCCAGACTCTTTACGCCGCATTTGTCGAGGACGTGTGGAGAATTACACCGTCCATTACGGTAAACCTTGGGTTGCGATGGGATTACGATGACATCACGTCCCGCGGGGCCAGTACGCCGGACCTCGACAATTTTCAGCCACGCGCGAGCTTCAACTGGTTCGCGACTCCCGAGACTGTGATTCGGGGCGGCGCGGGGATCTACACCGGTAAATTCCCGTACGCTGTTTATTCAGACGCTGTCCAGTTTGGCCCTGAGGGGAACTCGGTCGTAACGCTGCGTGGCCGTCAGTTTCCTCCACCGCGCCTGGGCGAAGGACCGACGGCGGGTCAGCTCGGAGCGCTTCGGGGCATGTTTCCCCCCCGCGAGATTCGCGAGACGTTCGCACTCGGCCTCGAGCAGCCCGAGAGCCGCCAGCTGTCGCTCGGTTACCAGCGGCTGCTCGGCGCCTCGTGGGGACTGTCGGTGGACGCAGTTGTGATCGACACGCGAAATCTGCCCCGCTCGTTCGATCTGAATCCGAACCTCCGCGCCAGGACCGCTGCAGATACGGTGAACCGAGCACCTGAGACCGGTGATGCATTTCGGCCGGTGACGCCCGCAACCAACGCGTTTCGGCGGCTTACCACCACCGAATCAGGCGGACAGAGTAACTACGCTGGCCTTTACACGAATGTCAGGCGGCGCATCACCGACGGTACGGCGCTCGAGGCAACCTGGGTATGGTCACGGGCACGCAACAATACCGAAGACATCAACTTCAACGCGTCATACGCGAATGACTTCGACGCCGAGTGGGCCGATGCGATCAACGACCGTCGTCACAAGGTGTCGCTGAGAGGAAGTCGTCAGGTCCTTCGACGAGTGCTGTTGGGGGGCATCGTCGATTATCAGACCGGCACACCCATCAACCGGATAGCCCTCTTCCGCGATCTGGATGGATCGGGCGACATTTTTGGTAATGGATTCGTCGGTAACTACGATCGTTTCGCTGGAGTTCCACGAAATGGCGAGCGGTTGCCGGCCTCGACGCAGGTTGCGCTGAGTGTGGATTATGGAGTGCCGATCGGGATTGGCGCGCTCGACCTGAGAGCGGATGTCTTCAACCTGTTCAACACCCGCGTCGTATCAGGATTCGCAAACGGAATCCCCGGCGGCGGACCTCGTACGCAGCTGGGACGGCCGGGCGATCCCGTTGTCTTCAGGAACGCCGGGCCATCGCGACAGGTTCAGTTCTCGGCTCGATACTCATTCTGA
- a CDS encoding Rieske 2Fe-2S domain-containing protein, whose protein sequence is MSDLSDFESVAALHDIPDEGVLGVVKSGGERICLIKHGGRISAVADRCTHQDFDMSLGDVLPDGTIQCAWHGARFDCATGAVRQGPASEALPLFDVRIENGVVLVGALRNGLTP, encoded by the coding sequence TTGAGTGATTTATCTGACTTCGAATCCGTCGCGGCGCTGCACGATATTCCTGATGAGGGTGTGCTTGGCGTCGTAAAGTCGGGTGGGGAGCGGATTTGCCTTATAAAGCACGGGGGTCGAATCAGCGCCGTAGCCGACAGGTGTACTCACCAGGATTTTGACATGTCGTTGGGGGATGTGCTTCCGGACGGCACCATTCAGTGCGCGTGGCACGGAGCTCGATTCGATTGCGCTACCGGCGCCGTAAGGCAAGGGCCGGCAAGCGAGGCATTGCCGTTGTTCGACGTACGTATCGAGAATGGAGTGGTTCTCGTCGGTGCTCTGCGAAACGGGTTGACCCCGTGA
- a CDS encoding ABC transporter permease subunit: MALLVAGPVIAGIVYAVLAALGVTGPGARGLSLRHIENVLSDRVTWIALLWSVWIAFASTALATTLAIAAATLFRGARGGDRFARMVAVVPLPVPHVVAALCGVLILSQSGLLARLAFAAGLHASPADMPELTNDSYGIGLIIALTWKEFSFLALVAFSVIAGRGAQLEETARSLGAGTLQTFRAATLPLLWRGLLPSIIAVFTFVAGNYETAALLAPSFPLALPLLTMERYTDSSLDMRGEAFVLVLLATALAFCGVALHQLTANREITDE, from the coding sequence GTGGCTCTACTGGTCGCAGGTCCGGTAATCGCCGGCATCGTTTACGCGGTGCTGGCGGCGTTGGGAGTGACCGGGCCCGGTGCCAGGGGACTTTCCCTGCGGCACATCGAAAACGTACTGTCGGACCGAGTCACCTGGATTGCTCTGCTTTGGTCAGTCTGGATTGCCTTTGCGTCGACCGCGCTCGCGACTACCCTCGCAATAGCTGCCGCAACGCTGTTTCGCGGCGCGCGCGGTGGCGACCGGTTTGCACGAATGGTCGCGGTGGTGCCTCTCCCCGTCCCTCACGTCGTGGCCGCTTTGTGCGGCGTACTGATACTCAGCCAAAGCGGCCTTCTGGCACGTCTGGCCTTCGCCGCAGGCCTGCACGCATCTCCGGCAGACATGCCGGAACTGACAAACGACAGCTACGGCATCGGGCTGATAATTGCCCTCACCTGGAAGGAGTTCTCCTTTCTCGCGCTGGTTGCCTTTTCCGTGATCGCTGGCCGTGGTGCACAACTGGAGGAGACCGCGCGTAGCCTTGGGGCGGGGACGCTGCAGACTTTCAGAGCGGCGACTCTGCCGTTGCTTTGGCGCGGCCTGCTCCCGTCGATCATCGCGGTATTCACGTTCGTGGCCGGCAACTACGAAACGGCGGCGTTGCTCGCGCCCAGCTTTCCGCTTGCGCTGCCGTTGTTGACGATGGAGCGCTACACAGATTCGTCGCTCGACATGAGGGGAGAAGCGTTCGTTCTCGTCCTGCTGGCTACAGCACTCGCGTTTTGTGGTGTCGCGCTACACCAGCTGACGGCGAACAGAGAAATCACCGATGAATGA
- a CDS encoding SufS family cysteine desulfurase, whose amino-acid sequence MSRRADFPLLVRNPGLHYLDSAATSQKPSIVLDAMREFYETSYANPHRGAYALSVAATDCYDGARTRVAQFIGANDPACLIFTRGTTEAINLVANAWGPMHIARGDEIVVTALEHHANFVPWQQLAIRQGATLRICEPTSEGKLDLDCLESLLSSRTKVVAFNHVSNALGTINPVREIVALVREHTDALIVCDGAQGAPHLRVGFDALGVDFYAFSGHKMCGPMGIGVLAGKREIMERMPPWQTGGDMIEFVHDQSTTWNELPHKFEAGTPNAAGAVGLAAAASYLDSIGMDEVLRHEQRLVADAYARLGEIDDVRVYGPPPPHRSGVISFTLGDVHPHDLATILDGDDVCIRAGNHCAQPLMRRLDIPATARASFYVYNDESDTDALIEGVLKAREIFGHAAV is encoded by the coding sequence ATGAGCCGCCGCGCTGATTTCCCGCTCCTTGTCCGCAATCCCGGGCTGCATTACCTCGATTCTGCGGCGACATCGCAGAAACCGTCGATCGTGCTGGACGCAATGCGCGAATTTTACGAGACCAGCTACGCCAATCCCCACCGCGGCGCGTACGCTTTGTCGGTTGCGGCGACGGACTGCTACGACGGAGCGCGCACGCGCGTCGCGCAGTTCATCGGCGCAAACGATCCTGCGTGCCTGATCTTTACCCGCGGTACTACAGAGGCCATCAACCTCGTCGCGAATGCATGGGGTCCCATGCATATCGCCAGGGGCGATGAAATCGTGGTCACCGCCCTCGAGCACCATGCCAACTTCGTACCCTGGCAGCAGCTCGCTATTCGCCAGGGAGCGACCCTCAGGATTTGCGAGCCCACCTCCGAGGGAAAGCTCGACCTCGACTGTCTCGAAAGCCTGCTTTCGAGCCGCACGAAAGTCGTGGCGTTCAACCATGTATCCAACGCCCTTGGTACCATCAATCCGGTCCGCGAGATCGTCGCCCTTGTGCGCGAACACACTGATGCGCTGATCGTCTGCGACGGCGCACAGGGCGCCCCTCATCTGAGGGTCGGTTTCGACGCGCTTGGCGTCGATTTCTATGCATTCAGCGGTCACAAGATGTGCGGGCCGATGGGCATTGGTGTACTCGCTGGAAAACGCGAGATCATGGAACGGATGCCGCCGTGGCAGACGGGTGGTGACATGATAGAATTCGTCCATGATCAGAGTACGACCTGGAACGAGCTCCCCCACAAATTCGAGGCTGGAACACCGAACGCGGCTGGCGCGGTGGGTCTGGCCGCCGCCGCGAGCTATCTGGACAGCATTGGAATGGATGAGGTGCTGCGGCATGAACAGCGGCTCGTGGCGGATGCATATGCGCGGCTTGGCGAAATCGATGACGTACGCGTGTACGGCCCTCCGCCGCCCCATCGAAGTGGAGTGATCAGCTTCACCCTGGGCGATGTACATCCACACGATCTCGCGACCATTCTCGACGGCGACGATGTCTGCATACGCGCCGGCAACCACTGCGCCCAGCCGCTGATGAGACGCCTCGACATTCCCGCTACGGCTCGCGCGTCATTCTATGTGTACAACGATGAATCAGATACCGACGCCCTCATCGAAGGCGTGTTGAAGGCGCGGGAGATCTTCGGCCATGCCGCTGTCTGA
- a CDS encoding ABC transporter ATP-binding protein: protein MGGHRILRNLTLQVARGERFVVVGPSGAGKTTMLRAIAGFVAPHSGEIRVAGRDVVALPPEKRDAVYMHQTPVLFPHLTVFENVAFPLRVRRVPADDIRERVSASLEAMKMAEFRNRMPRTLSGGQRHRVALARAIVARPALLLLDEPFSALDPALKRDIRAALLAAHSQYDPALIVVTHDFSDAAYIADRIGVLLNGELAQIASPAELFARAASLDVARFLNIANEIHGRADGVGHFSSAFGSLHAADGVAAGPAVAVFNPVAVRLGVVGGTPARVVEVRVHPEHTTLLLSTLGGTVEAACPVGGSFAVGSSTTIVLDCSRVAVFPTGQR, encoded by the coding sequence ATGGGTGGGCACCGCATTCTGCGGAACCTCACACTACAGGTCGCGCGCGGAGAGCGGTTTGTAGTCGTCGGACCATCGGGCGCCGGCAAGACGACAATGCTCCGCGCTATCGCCGGATTCGTCGCTCCGCATTCCGGAGAGATCAGAGTTGCCGGCCGCGATGTGGTCGCGCTACCGCCCGAGAAACGCGACGCCGTGTACATGCACCAGACCCCCGTTCTATTTCCGCACCTCACGGTTTTCGAGAATGTCGCATTTCCGTTGCGGGTGCGGCGCGTGCCTGCCGATGACATTCGCGAGCGGGTCAGCGCTTCTCTGGAAGCGATGAAGATGGCTGAGTTTCGTAATCGAATGCCCCGCACACTGAGCGGTGGCCAGCGACATCGCGTCGCCCTAGCCCGTGCAATCGTCGCGAGGCCCGCATTGCTGCTTCTCGACGAGCCTTTTTCGGCGCTCGATCCCGCACTGAAGCGTGACATCCGGGCGGCTCTGCTCGCTGCACATTCGCAGTACGATCCGGCGTTGATCGTCGTCACTCACGATTTCAGCGATGCCGCTTACATCGCTGACCGGATCGGTGTCCTGCTCAACGGCGAGCTGGCCCAGATAGCGTCTCCGGCGGAGCTCTTCGCACGTGCCGCGTCACTCGACGTCGCGCGGTTCCTCAACATCGCCAACGAAATTCACGGCCGTGCTGATGGCGTTGGGCATTTCTCGTCGGCATTCGGCAGCCTTCATGCCGCTGATGGAGTTGCAGCAGGGCCGGCGGTGGCCGTCTTCAATCCCGTTGCCGTCCGGCTTGGCGTGGTGGGCGGGACACCGGCGCGGGTCGTCGAGGTTCGCGTGCATCCGGAGCATACGACGCTGCTGTTGAGTACCCTGGGAGGAACCGTCGAGGCGGCGTGTCCGGTTGGTGGATCATTCGCTGTCGGAAGCTCTACGACGATTGTACTCGACTGCTCGAGGGTCGCGGTATTCCCGACGGGGCAAAGATGA
- a CDS encoding ABC transporter substrate-binding protein, with the protein MIARGVAIAATSLTMACGGESSKRQISESSPWDSVVAQARGTTVQWRMWRGDPSINAYIDRWVAPRLARDYAITLTTVDGQGPAIVNQLVVEREARARGSADLIWINGETFNNLQKEKLLYGPWAHRLPAAAYVDSLSPIVMRDFEEPTRGFESPWGRVQFTLIYDSVRTPLPPRTIADLGRWIRANPGRFTHDQQFTGTTFLKSVMYAENGGVKKFEGGFSDERYAEGSLRLWSWLDGVRPFFWRRGKTYPAGVADLHRLFANGEVDFTMSYNENEVITKVRQGVLPRTARALVLRDGSIANTHFVGIPYNSPNPAGAMVVANFLLSPEAQLEKLRPEVWADGTVLDAGKLPRELSARFAAMQTDVRGVPRDTLRRYEVPEVAPVYTERIARDWKARVRANTR; encoded by the coding sequence TTGATTGCTCGAGGCGTTGCGATTGCAGCAACGTCGCTTACGATGGCTTGCGGGGGCGAGTCGTCGAAGCGTCAGATATCCGAATCCAGCCCATGGGACAGTGTCGTCGCGCAAGCACGCGGGACGACCGTGCAGTGGCGGATGTGGCGCGGTGATCCCTCGATCAATGCCTACATCGACCGCTGGGTTGCTCCGCGGCTGGCGCGCGATTACGCGATTACGCTCACCACCGTCGATGGCCAGGGTCCGGCGATCGTCAACCAGCTCGTGGTGGAGCGGGAGGCGCGGGCGCGCGGATCCGCTGACCTCATCTGGATCAATGGTGAAACCTTCAACAACCTGCAGAAGGAGAAGCTGCTCTACGGACCGTGGGCTCACCGCCTTCCAGCCGCCGCTTATGTGGACAGTTTGTCGCCAATCGTGATGCGCGATTTCGAGGAGCCCACCAGAGGCTTCGAGTCCCCATGGGGCCGCGTTCAGTTTACGCTGATCTACGATTCAGTGCGAACCCCCCTTCCACCTCGCACTATCGCTGATCTCGGCCGGTGGATTCGCGCGAACCCCGGACGGTTCACGCACGATCAGCAGTTCACCGGAACCACTTTTCTCAAGTCGGTGATGTATGCGGAGAATGGCGGAGTCAAAAAATTCGAGGGTGGGTTCAGCGACGAACGCTATGCGGAAGGAAGCCTGCGATTATGGAGCTGGCTGGACGGCGTGCGTCCTTTCTTCTGGCGGCGAGGAAAGACTTACCCGGCCGGAGTCGCCGACCTCCACCGGCTGTTCGCCAATGGTGAAGTCGATTTCACGATGTCGTACAACGAGAATGAAGTAATCACCAAGGTTCGCCAGGGCGTACTTCCACGGACCGCCCGCGCACTGGTACTTCGCGACGGGAGCATTGCCAACACTCATTTCGTTGGGATACCATATAATTCCCCGAACCCTGCGGGAGCGATGGTTGTCGCCAACTTTCTCCTCTCCCCCGAGGCGCAACTGGAAAAATTGCGGCCGGAAGTCTGGGCCGATGGAACGGTGCTCGATGCCGGGAAGCTGCCTCGGGAATTATCTGCCCGTTTCGCTGCCATGCAGACCGATGTGCGCGGGGTTCCGCGCGACACGCTGAGGCGCTACGAAGTGCCCGAGGTCGCACCGGTATACACCGAGCGCATTGCGAGGGACTGGAAAGCGCGGGTCCGCGCGAACACGAGGTGA
- the sufB gene encoding Fe-S cluster assembly protein SufB produces the protein MSSAIESLVNKEYLYGFVTDVETDTIPRGLDEDVVRLISAKKNEPKFMLDWRLKAYRRWLTMKEPHWANLRYAPIDYQNIIYYSAPKSVKPLQSLDEVDPELLRVYDKLGISLTEQKKLAGVAVDAIFDSVSVGTTMKAELSKHGIIFGSFGEAVQNHPELIEKYLGTVVPHSDNFFAALNAAVFSDGSFCYIPKGVKCPMELSTYFRINSADTGQFERTLIVAEEGASVSYLEGCTAPKRDTNQLHAAVVELIALDNASIKYSTVQNWYAGDAEGKGGIYNFVTKRGKCAGVNSKISWTQVETGSAITWKYPSVILQGDNSTGEFYSVAVVNNHQAADTGTKMIHIGKNTKSTIISKGISAGQGNNSYRGQVKIMPRAANARNYTQCDSMLIGNRCGAHTFPYIEVQNNTAMLEHEASTSKIGEDQIFYCKQRGLSTEHAISLIVSGFCKEVFQNLPMEFAVEAQQLLGITLEGSVG, from the coding sequence ATGAGCTCGGCAATAGAATCGCTGGTCAATAAAGAGTATTTGTACGGATTCGTGACAGATGTCGAAACTGACACTATCCCCCGCGGGCTCGACGAGGACGTAGTACGGTTGATTTCGGCGAAGAAAAACGAGCCGAAATTCATGCTCGACTGGAGGCTCAAAGCCTACCGCCGGTGGCTGACGATGAAAGAGCCACACTGGGCGAACCTCAGATACGCCCCGATCGACTACCAGAATATTATCTACTACTCGGCGCCAAAAAGCGTCAAACCGCTCCAGAGCCTGGACGAAGTCGATCCCGAGCTCCTCCGCGTCTACGACAAACTCGGCATCTCGCTGACGGAACAGAAGAAGCTGGCCGGCGTCGCCGTCGACGCGATCTTCGACAGCGTTTCAGTCGGCACAACGATGAAGGCAGAGCTCTCGAAGCACGGCATCATCTTCGGCTCATTCGGGGAAGCGGTTCAGAACCACCCCGAGCTGATCGAGAAATACCTTGGTACCGTCGTCCCCCACAGCGACAATTTTTTCGCGGCCCTGAACGCAGCGGTGTTCAGCGATGGATCGTTCTGCTACATCCCGAAAGGCGTCAAATGCCCGATGGAGCTGTCCACCTACTTTCGCATCAACAGCGCTGATACCGGCCAGTTCGAGCGTACGCTGATCGTGGCTGAGGAAGGCGCGTCGGTAAGCTATCTCGAAGGATGCACGGCACCCAAGCGCGACACCAACCAGCTCCACGCCGCAGTGGTCGAGCTGATCGCGCTCGACAACGCGTCAATCAAATACTCCACGGTGCAGAACTGGTACGCCGGAGATGCGGAAGGGAAGGGCGGTATCTACAACTTCGTCACCAAGCGAGGAAAGTGCGCCGGCGTGAACTCGAAGATCTCATGGACTCAGGTCGAGACGGGGTCCGCGATCACGTGGAAATACCCCAGCGTGATTCTCCAGGGTGACAACTCCACCGGTGAGTTCTACTCTGTCGCCGTCGTGAACAACCATCAGGCAGCCGACACGGGCACCAAGATGATTCACATCGGGAAGAACACCAAGAGCACCATCATCTCGAAGGGAATTTCAGCCGGGCAGGGGAACAACAGCTACCGCGGACAGGTCAAGATCATGCCGCGCGCCGCAAACGCCCGCAACTACACGCAGTGTGACTCGATGCTCATCGGTAATCGCTGCGGGGCTCATACCTTCCCGTACATCGAGGTCCAGAACAATACCGCGATGCTGGAGCACGAAGCATCGACGTCGAAGATCGGCGAGGATCAGATTTTCTATTGCAAGCAGCGCGGGCTGAGCACAGAGCACGCGATATCCCTCATCGTCAGCGGATTCTGCAAGGAAGTGTTTCAGAATCTGCCGATGGAGTTCGCGGTAGAGGCGCAGCAGCTTCTCGGGATAACTCTCGAGGGCAGCGTCGGGTAG